A genomic window from Streptomyces mirabilis includes:
- a CDS encoding protein kinase domain-containing protein gives MAQQQRAQGPSDPEATGGGMSDAPEMWGNGGLVGDGRYRLTHRLGRGGMAEVFAAEDVRLGRTVAVKLLRSDLAEDPVSKARFTREAQSVAGLNHHAVVAVYDSGEDVVGHATVPYIVMELVEGRTIRDLLINAEAPGPEQALIIVSGVLEALAYSHQHGIVHRDIKPANVIITNTGAVKVMDFGIARALHGAQSTMTQTGMVMGTPQYLSPEQALGKAVDHRSDLYATGCLLYELLALRPPFTGETPLSVVYQHVQDIPVPPSEVAQGAPPELDGLVMRSLAKEPDDRFQTAEEMRGLVQYGLQMLYDQGGHTGTWNTGPVAMHEGFHTPASGFAGTTALPHPGESGTTQIPASIIPPYGNGGDDGGFEGHGNRGSGRGKLWILAVLAVIAIAAGVALALHKTGGGGSGGSGTTHSPTATSSAKDNQPSASPSDSPTDTATDNSTDNSTSSGGGSNYTPSYTPSPSHSSQPSDQPSNTATDTTPTDTTPSDPATQSQDPTTPVDPTAGADAGGSLGGSTGP, from the coding sequence ATGGCACAGCAGCAGCGCGCTCAGGGCCCGTCCGACCCCGAGGCGACTGGCGGCGGTATGTCAGATGCGCCGGAGATGTGGGGTAACGGCGGACTTGTGGGGGACGGCCGATACCGGCTGACTCACAGACTAGGCCGGGGCGGCATGGCCGAGGTGTTTGCGGCCGAGGACGTGCGCCTCGGGCGCACCGTCGCGGTCAAACTGCTCCGCTCCGACCTGGCCGAGGACCCGGTGTCCAAGGCCCGCTTCACGCGTGAGGCGCAGTCGGTGGCCGGACTCAACCACCACGCCGTCGTCGCCGTGTACGACTCGGGTGAGGACGTCGTCGGCCACGCGACCGTGCCGTACATCGTGATGGAGCTCGTCGAGGGCCGCACGATCCGCGACCTGCTGATCAACGCCGAGGCCCCCGGGCCCGAGCAGGCGCTGATCATCGTGTCGGGTGTCCTGGAGGCGCTCGCCTACTCGCACCAGCACGGCATCGTGCACCGCGACATCAAGCCGGCGAACGTGATCATCACGAACACCGGTGCGGTGAAGGTGATGGACTTCGGCATCGCGCGCGCCCTGCACGGCGCGCAGTCGACGATGACCCAGACCGGCATGGTCATGGGCACACCGCAGTACCTCTCCCCGGAGCAGGCCCTCGGCAAGGCCGTCGACCACCGCTCCGACCTGTACGCGACCGGCTGTCTGCTGTACGAACTGCTCGCGCTGCGGCCCCCGTTCACCGGCGAGACGCCGCTGTCGGTGGTCTACCAGCACGTCCAGGACATCCCGGTGCCCCCCTCCGAGGTGGCGCAGGGCGCGCCGCCGGAGCTCGACGGGCTCGTCATGCGCTCCCTCGCGAAGGAGCCGGACGACCGGTTCCAGACCGCCGAGGAGATGCGCGGCCTTGTCCAGTACGGGCTGCAGATGCTGTACGACCAGGGCGGGCACACCGGCACCTGGAACACCGGCCCGGTCGCCATGCACGAGGGGTTCCACACCCCGGCATCCGGCTTCGCGGGTACGACCGCGCTGCCGCACCCCGGTGAGTCCGGCACCACGCAGATCCCGGCGTCGATCATCCCGCCGTACGGCAACGGCGGGGACGACGGCGGCTTCGAGGGGCACGGCAACCGCGGCAGCGGCCGAGGCAAGCTGTGGATCCTCGCGGTCCTCGCGGTGATCGCGATCGCGGCGGGCGTCGCGCTCGCGCTCCACAAGACCGGTGGCGGTGGGAGCGGCGGGAGCGGTACGACCCACTCGCCGACCGCCACGTCGTCCGCCAAGGACAACCAGCCCAGCGCGAGTCCCAGCGACAGCCCCACGGACACCGCGACGGACAACTCCACGGACAACAGCACCAGCTCGGGCGGCGGTTCGAACTACACGCCTTCGTACACGCCGTCCCCGAGCCACAGCAGCCAGCCCTCGGACCAGCCGTCGAACACGGCCACGGACACGACGCCGACGGACACGACGCCTTCGGACCCGGCGACCCAGAGCCAGGACCCGACGACGCCGGTCGATCCGACGGCCGGCGCCGACGCCGGCGGCAGCCTGGGCGGCTCGACGGGCCCTTGA
- a CDS encoding phosphotransferase — translation MSHAPPLGALLRQYAAGSALTCDPVEQGLLNRGYRLRTTRGRYFLKHHFDPETADPAAIARQHRATQRLADLGVPVAPPLTGTDGRTVAVIGGHAYALHPWIDGRHRHGGQLTTQQCARLGALLGVVHASLERVMPTQGRTPARPTDATGATEGSARAGAGGSAAAEGVDPARGADPADTFALIDRLLARVRRHRPHDAFDELARHRLLERRALLERHADRRPPQGGSVGWVHGDFHPFNLLYRDGEPAAIVDWDRLGVHPRAEEAVRAAVIFFVRPVGALDLAKVRAYARAYRRTAGAGPAELAAAVHRVWWERLNDFWMLRWHYERGDTRADPQFPAASALAVWWTREYDTVCEAFAG, via the coding sequence GTGTCTCACGCGCCCCCTCTGGGCGCCCTCCTCCGCCAGTACGCCGCCGGGTCCGCGCTGACCTGCGACCCCGTCGAACAGGGGCTGCTCAACCGCGGCTACCGGCTGCGCACCACCCGCGGCCGCTACTTCCTCAAGCACCATTTCGACCCCGAGACCGCCGACCCGGCCGCGATCGCCCGCCAGCACCGGGCGACCCAGCGTCTCGCGGACCTCGGTGTCCCCGTCGCCCCGCCGCTGACCGGCACCGACGGGCGCACCGTCGCCGTCATCGGGGGCCACGCGTACGCGCTGCACCCCTGGATCGACGGCCGGCACCGGCACGGCGGCCAGCTCACCACGCAGCAGTGCGCACGGCTGGGGGCGCTCCTGGGCGTCGTCCACGCGAGCCTGGAGCGGGTGATGCCGACGCAGGGCCGCACCCCGGCGAGACCGACCGACGCCACCGGGGCGACGGAAGGCTCGGCGAGGGCCGGCGCGGGCGGCTCAGCGGCGGCGGAAGGGGTGGATCCGGCCCGGGGGGCCGACCCCGCGGACACCTTCGCACTCATCGACCGCCTGCTCGCCCGGGTACGCCGCCACCGCCCGCACGACGCCTTCGACGAGCTGGCCCGGCACCGGCTCCTGGAGCGGCGCGCCCTTCTGGAGCGGCATGCCGACCGACGGCCCCCGCAGGGCGGCTCGGTGGGCTGGGTGCACGGCGACTTCCACCCCTTCAACCTGCTCTACCGCGACGGCGAACCGGCCGCGATCGTCGACTGGGACCGGCTGGGCGTCCATCCCCGCGCCGAGGAGGCCGTACGCGCCGCGGTGATCTTCTTCGTACGTCCCGTCGGCGCGCTGGACCTGGCCAAGGTGCGGGCCTACGCGCGCGCGTACCGACGTACTGCGGGCGCCGGCCCCGCCGAGCTGGCCGCCGCGGTGCACCGGGTGTGGTGGGAACGTCTCAACGACTTCTGGATGCTGCGCTGGCACTACGAGCGCGGCGACACCCGCGCCGATCCCCAGTTCCCGGCGGCCTCGGCGCTGGCGGTGTGGTGGACGAGGGAGTACGACACGGTGTGCGAGGCGTTCGCGGGCTGA
- a CDS encoding NAD(P)H-quinone oxidoreductase codes for MKAVTITQPGGPEVLTWTDVPDPVPGDGEVLVEVVASAVNRADLMQRQGFYNPPPGASPYPGLECSGRIVEIGPGVAGWAVGDEVCALLAGGGYGEKVAVPAGQLLPVPKGLDLTRAAALPEVTCTVWSNVFMISHLRPGETLLVHGGSSGIGTMAIQLAKAVGAKVAVTAGTKEKLDFCAELGADILINYREQDFVEEIERATDGTGADVILDNMGAKYLDRNVRALAVNGRLAIIGLQGGAKGELNIGALLTKRAAISATSLRARPLAEKAAIVSAVREHVWPLIASGHVRPVVDRELAMSEAATAHQVLEESGHIGKVLLVVPGKD; via the coding sequence ATGAAGGCAGTGACGATCACCCAGCCCGGCGGCCCCGAAGTCCTCACCTGGACGGATGTGCCGGATCCCGTTCCCGGTGACGGGGAAGTTCTCGTCGAAGTAGTGGCCAGCGCCGTCAACCGCGCCGATCTGATGCAACGGCAGGGCTTCTACAACCCGCCGCCCGGCGCCTCCCCGTACCCCGGACTCGAATGCTCGGGCCGGATCGTCGAGATCGGCCCCGGAGTCGCCGGATGGGCCGTCGGCGACGAGGTCTGCGCGCTGCTCGCGGGCGGCGGATACGGCGAGAAGGTCGCCGTCCCGGCCGGACAGCTGCTGCCCGTTCCCAAGGGCCTGGACCTCACACGGGCGGCCGCGCTGCCCGAGGTGACCTGCACCGTCTGGTCCAACGTCTTCATGATCTCCCACCTGCGTCCGGGCGAGACCCTGCTCGTGCACGGCGGCTCCAGCGGCATCGGCACCATGGCGATCCAGCTGGCGAAGGCCGTCGGTGCGAAGGTCGCCGTCACGGCCGGTACCAAGGAGAAGCTCGACTTCTGCGCCGAGCTCGGCGCGGACATCCTCATCAACTACCGCGAGCAGGACTTCGTCGAGGAGATCGAGCGGGCCACGGACGGCACGGGCGCCGACGTCATCCTCGACAACATGGGCGCCAAGTACCTCGACCGGAACGTGCGGGCCCTCGCGGTCAACGGACGGCTCGCGATCATCGGTCTGCAGGGCGGTGCCAAGGGTGAGCTGAACATCGGCGCGCTCCTCACGAAGCGAGCCGCGATCAGCGCCACCTCGCTGCGCGCGCGCCCGCTCGCCGAGAAGGCGGCGATCGTCTCGGCCGTGCGCGAGCACGTGTGGCCGCTGATCGCCTCCGGCCACGTGCGGCCGGTCGTCGACCGCGAGCTGGCGATGAGCGAGGCGGCGACGGCCCACCAGGTCCTGGAGGAGAGCGGTCACATCGGCAAGGTCCTCCTCGTGGTCCCCGGCAAGGACTAG
- a CDS encoding pyridoxamine 5'-phosphate oxidase family protein produces the protein MPNDEELAVELLGRTDHGRLAASLRAMPFLALARHAVVDGRVLLRLHRGCGYHRACLGSVVAYGTDNLASAGPGESVWSVQIVGRCEAVEPTASHRALFGPAPRFMDGEPFDPVHLSIEPQFSTVHSADDAMERQFRRTL, from the coding sequence ATGCCCAACGACGAAGAGCTCGCCGTGGAACTCCTCGGCCGTACCGACCACGGCCGGTTGGCCGCCAGCCTGCGCGCCATGCCCTTCCTCGCCCTCGCCCGCCACGCCGTGGTGGACGGCCGCGTCCTGTTGCGCCTGCACCGAGGCTGCGGCTACCACCGGGCCTGCCTCGGGAGCGTCGTCGCCTACGGCACCGACAACCTGGCTTCGGCAGGACCCGGCGAGAGCGTCTGGTCCGTACAGATCGTGGGCCGGTGCGAGGCCGTGGAGCCGACCGCGTCCCACCGCGCGTTGTTCGGACCCGCGCCACGGTTCATGGACGGCGAGCCCTTCGACCCGGTCCATCTGAGCATCGAGCCCCAGTTCTCCACCGTCCATTCCGCGGACGATGCCATGGAACGCCAGTTCCGGCGCACCCTGTGA
- a CDS encoding potassium channel family protein, which produces MKLPGHDAIARQADEHLVTHRVKLPKKVVERPIRQVVKRLAMALFVLAATAFIVWVDRDGYNDNAGDGVDFLDSLYYATVTLSTTGYGDITPVSDAARLTNIFVITPLRVLFLIILVGTTLEVLTERTREEWRLNRWRAALRDHTVVVGFGTKGRSAVQTVCATGLKKEQVVVVDPSAKAVDAATAEGYAGVIGDATRSDVLMRAEVPKARQIIIATQRDDTAVLVTLTARQLNRQAKIVAAVREEENAPLLKQSGADAVITSASAAGRLLGLSVLSPSAGMVMEDLIQQGSGLDIVERPVVKAEVGKGVRETDDLVVSVVRGHRVLGYDDPAIGKLQLTDRLITIVRVTPGTRVTPHGRPLPQN; this is translated from the coding sequence GTGAAACTGCCGGGCCATGATGCGATCGCCCGCCAAGCGGACGAGCATCTCGTGACCCACCGGGTGAAACTCCCGAAGAAAGTAGTGGAACGCCCCATCCGTCAGGTCGTCAAACGCCTGGCGATGGCCTTGTTCGTGCTCGCCGCGACCGCCTTCATCGTCTGGGTCGACCGCGACGGCTACAACGACAACGCGGGTGACGGTGTCGACTTCCTCGACTCCCTCTACTACGCGACCGTCACCCTCTCGACCACCGGATACGGCGACATCACCCCGGTCAGCGACGCCGCCCGACTGACCAACATCTTCGTCATCACGCCGCTGCGCGTGCTGTTCCTGATCATCTTGGTCGGCACCACGCTCGAGGTCCTCACGGAACGCACCCGCGAGGAGTGGCGATTGAACCGCTGGAGGGCGGCTTTGCGCGACCACACCGTCGTTGTCGGGTTCGGGACCAAGGGGCGGTCGGCGGTGCAGACCGTCTGTGCGACCGGGCTGAAGAAGGAGCAGGTCGTGGTCGTCGACCCCAGTGCCAAGGCGGTCGACGCGGCGACGGCCGAGGGGTACGCCGGGGTCATAGGGGACGCGACCCGCAGCGATGTGCTGATGCGGGCCGAGGTCCCCAAGGCGCGGCAGATCATCATCGCGACCCAGCGCGACGACACGGCCGTGCTGGTCACGCTGACCGCACGTCAGCTCAACCGGCAGGCGAAGATCGTCGCCGCGGTGCGTGAGGAGGAGAACGCGCCGCTGCTCAAGCAGTCCGGTGCCGACGCCGTCATCACCAGCGCCAGCGCGGCCGGGCGGCTCCTCGGCCTCTCCGTGCTCAGCCCCAGCGCCGGCATGGTCATGGAAGACCTCATCCAGCAGGGCAGCGGGCTCGACATCGTGGAACGGCCGGTCGTGAAGGCCGAGGTGGGCAAGGGCGTACGCGAGACGGACGATCTGGTGGTCAGCGTCGTACGGGGGCATCGCGTGCTCGGCTACGACGATCCGGCCATCGGGAAGCTCCAGTTGACCGACCGGCTCATCACCATCGTGCGGGTCACGCCCGGCACCCGGGTGACCCCGCACGGCCGACCGCTGCCCCAGAACTGA
- a CDS encoding bacterial proteasome activator family protein has translation MEMPRNERSPENPQILVVGQDGMALGGTGDEDSREVPVTEMVEQPAKVMRIGSMIKQLLEEVRAAPLDEASRVRLKEIHASSVKELEDGLAPELVEELERLSLPFTHDATPSDAELRIAQAQLVGWLEGLFHGIQTTLFAQQMAARAQLEQMRRALPPGVGGLDGDEDPRAGGRSGGPYL, from the coding sequence ATGGAGATGCCGAGGAACGAAAGGTCGCCGGAGAACCCCCAGATCCTGGTCGTGGGCCAGGACGGGATGGCTCTCGGCGGCACCGGTGACGAGGACTCCCGCGAGGTCCCGGTGACAGAGATGGTCGAACAGCCCGCCAAGGTCATGCGTATCGGGAGCATGATCAAGCAACTTCTCGAAGAAGTGCGCGCCGCACCTCTGGACGAGGCGAGCCGGGTCAGGCTCAAGGAGATCCACGCCAGTTCCGTGAAGGAGCTGGAGGACGGCCTGGCGCCCGAACTGGTCGAGGAGCTGGAGCGGCTCTCGCTGCCCTTCACGCACGACGCGACCCCCAGCGACGCCGAGCTGCGCATCGCGCAGGCCCAGCTGGTGGGCTGGCTCGAGGGCCTGTTCCACGGGATCCAGACGACCCTGTTCGCCCAGCAGATGGCGGCCAGGGCCCAGCTGGAGCAGATGCGCCGCGCGCTCCCGCCGGGCGTCGGCGGCCTGGACGGCGACGAGGACCCGCGCGCGGGTGGCCGCTCCGGCGGACCGTACCTGTAG
- a CDS encoding protein kinase domain-containing protein, with protein MSQDGAQGRYAGRAVAGGRYQLRDLLGEGGMASVHLAYDSVLDRQVAIKTLHTELGREQAFRERFRREAQAVAKLTHTNIVSVFDTGEDELGGMTTPYIVMEYVEGRPLGSVLDQDIAQYGAMPADKALKITADVLAALEISHEMGLVHRDIKPGNVMMTKRNVVKVMDFGIARAMQSGVTSMTQTGMVVGTPQYLSPEQALGRGVDARSDLYSVGIMLFQLVTGRLPFEADSPLAIAYAHVQEEPVTPSSINRSLPPAVDALIARALKKNPNERFPSAETMRDECLRVSQSLQAAAPSIVPGARTSSGAGVGSAVFPPVDQAMPAPGPVQTPYQPHPYGAPTPPPAPSQAYGYPQQGGYSTPGAPMYAPQQGMSTPPPYHLTPQPRTSVPGGSGGSGGRKGNKAVVVGSIVVALVAIGGLITALALNNNGGGAHQGGGGSSPSASVVAGHKGPDTSKTIDKEKCTSPQESYNDPNKIKIPDFQYKNLTSVKSCFQAAGWQMKIKRVDENTYGQDTIMDQFPSADEDVDPKNVPVIELSVSSGNPS; from the coding sequence ATGAGCCAGGACGGCGCACAGGGCCGGTACGCGGGGCGCGCGGTCGCCGGCGGCCGCTACCAGCTGCGTGATCTGCTCGGCGAAGGCGGCATGGCCTCGGTGCACCTCGCCTACGACTCGGTGCTCGACCGCCAGGTCGCGATCAAGACACTGCACACCGAGCTCGGCCGCGAGCAGGCCTTCCGCGAGCGCTTCCGCCGCGAGGCCCAGGCGGTGGCCAAACTCACGCACACGAACATCGTCTCGGTCTTCGACACCGGCGAGGACGAACTGGGCGGCATGACGACGCCGTACATCGTCATGGAGTACGTCGAGGGCCGCCCGCTCGGCTCCGTGCTCGACCAGGACATCGCGCAGTACGGCGCCATGCCCGCCGACAAGGCCCTGAAGATCACCGCGGACGTGCTGGCGGCCCTGGAGATCAGCCACGAGATGGGCCTGGTCCACCGGGACATCAAGCCGGGCAACGTGATGATGACGAAGCGCAACGTCGTCAAGGTCATGGACTTCGGCATCGCCCGCGCCATGCAGTCCGGCGTCACCTCGATGACGCAGACCGGCATGGTCGTCGGCACCCCGCAGTACCTCTCCCCGGAGCAGGCGCTCGGCCGGGGCGTGGACGCCCGGTCCGACCTCTACTCCGTCGGCATCATGCTGTTCCAACTGGTCACCGGGCGGCTGCCGTTCGAGGCCGACTCGCCGCTGGCCATCGCGTACGCGCATGTCCAGGAGGAGCCGGTCACGCCCTCCTCGATCAACCGCTCGCTGCCCCCGGCGGTGGACGCGCTGATCGCCCGCGCGCTGAAGAAGAACCCGAACGAGCGTTTCCCGAGCGCCGAGACCATGCGCGACGAGTGTCTGCGGGTGTCCCAGTCGCTGCAGGCCGCCGCGCCGAGCATCGTGCCGGGGGCCAGGACGTCGAGCGGCGCGGGCGTCGGCTCGGCCGTCTTCCCGCCCGTCGACCAGGCGATGCCCGCCCCGGGTCCCGTACAGACGCCGTACCAGCCCCATCCCTACGGGGCACCGACCCCGCCGCCCGCGCCGTCCCAGGCGTACGGGTATCCGCAGCAGGGGGGCTACTCGACGCCGGGGGCCCCGATGTACGCGCCCCAGCAGGGCATGTCGACCCCGCCGCCGTACCACCTCACGCCCCAGCCCCGGACCTCCGTTCCGGGCGGCTCGGGCGGTTCCGGTGGCCGCAAGGGCAACAAGGCGGTCGTCGTCGGCTCGATCGTGGTCGCGCTCGTCGCGATCGGCGGTCTGATCACCGCCCTCGCGCTGAACAACAACGGCGGCGGCGCCCACCAGGGAGGCGGCGGCAGCAGCCCCTCGGCGTCCGTGGTCGCGGGGCACAAGGGTCCGGACACGTCGAAGACGATCGACAAGGAGAAGTGCACGTCTCCGCAGGAGTCGTACAACGACCCGAACAAGATCAAGATCCCGGACTTCCAGTACAAGAACCTGACGTCCGTGAAGTCCTGCTTCCAGGCCGCGGGCTGGCAGATGAAGATCAAGCGCGTCGACGAGAACACCTACGGCCAGGACACGATCATGGACCAGTTCCCGTCCGCGGACGAGGACGTCGATCCCAAGAACGTGCCGGTGATCGAGCTGAGCGTCTCTTCGGGCAACCCGTCCTGA